CGCCACCAAAGGTCCCTGGCCACTGTTTGCCCTGCACGAAATGGAGGTCTACACCCCGCAGCTGGAGTGCGGCGCCAGTACCACAAGCTGGATGCCGGCGAAGCTGCCGGAAAAACCAGGTAGCACGCGCACCCTCTCGTTTGCGGCTTTCCCCAACCCCAGCCAGGAAAAGCTTTCCCTAGACCTGCATGAGGTGCTGCCCAAGGATGGCCGCAGCAAGGCCGAACTCACCGTGTATAACTCCCAGGGCCGCGTAGTATACCGCACCGTTATCACCCAATCGACTTCCGTCGTTACGGTGCGCGACTGGCAGGAAGACACCTACCACCTCGTGGTCCAGGCCGGCCAGCAGCAGCTAACCGGCAAGTTTGTCAAGCGAAACTAGGCCGCGGCCTAGCCAGCCCCTCTTACCCGGTGGCTTCACGGCCGGCGCAGGTTCATTGCCTGCGCCAGCCGTGAAGCCACCGGTTTGTTTGTTGTAGTAGATGGGCGGCATGAAAGTGCGTACCAGCTTGCTGGAGCTAGCTTGGGCCGTGGTGCGCGCCGACCTTGGGCTTTGGATGCACGTATCTTTGCCTACTCCCAGGGGTTTCTCTTTCTCCTGCGTCACCTTTATCCCCGCCCCACCACTCATGCTCCTCGGCGATTTTAACGAACTGGAAGTAGCCCGCGAAGTTGACTTTGGCCTATACCTGACCTCGGACGACGGCGACCTGCTGCTGCCGCGCAAGTACGTGCCGCTGGGCACGGGCGTGGGCGACCGGCTGCGCGTGTTCGTGTACCGCGACTCCGAGGACCGCCTGATTGCCACGACGCTGGAGCCCTTCGTGCGCGTGGGCCAGTTTGCGGCCCTCACCGTGCGCGACGTGACGCCCGCCGGCGCTTTTCTGGACTGGGGCCTGGAGAAAGACCTGTTTCTGCCCTACCGCAACCAGCGCCGCAACCTGCGCCCCGGCGAGCGGGTAACGGTGTTTGTGTACCTGGACGAGACGACGGACCGCATCGTGGCCTCTGCTAAGTGGGAGTGGTTTCTGAGCGACAAGCCCTACCCCGGCAAGGAAGGCGACGCTGCCGAGCTGTTCATTGCCGAAGAAACCGACCTGGGCTACAAGGCCATTGTGGATGGCACCCACCAGGGCCTGCTCTACCACAATGAGGTGTTCAAGCCCCTGCGCCTGGGCAACGTGCACCCCGGCTACGTGCGCCAGGTGCGCCCCGACGGCAAGCTCGACCTCACCCTCCAGCGCCCCGGCTACGGCGAAGCCCTGGCCGCCGCCGAAACCCTGCTCACCGCTCTGCGCAACGCCCCAAACGGCCAGCTGCCCCTCGGCGACAAAAGCGAGCCGGACGACATCTACCGCCGCCTGGGCATGAGCAAAAAAGTATTCAAGAAAGCCCTCGGCGCCCTCTACAAGCAAAGCCTCGTGGACCTGGCTCCCGAGCACACCCGCCTACGGGAGTCGGCGCTGGAGTAATTACTGTCTGGCGCGAGGTTAGCGCAGCGTACCTCGTGCCCAGTTATGAGGTGGAGGCTGCGCCTCCACTGCCGCGCAGCGGCAAGGCGGGACTGAGTTGTGCGGGCGAGTATCGTTCTGGCGGGGGAGGCGCAGCCTCCCGGCATATTGGGCACGAGTTACGCTGCGCTAAACTCGCGCCAGTGGAGAAAAGCAACTATGTAACGATTCATCATTTCACTAGCATGAGTGAGAAGTATAAAATCAGAGATTCACAGCAGCTGTATTTCGTTTCCTTTGCCACAGTCAACTGGATTGATGTATTCACGCGGCGCCTCTACAATGACATCTTCGTGGATAGTTTACGCTACTGCCAGCAGCACAAAGGGCTGGAGTTGTATGCTTGGTGCCTTATGACAAATCATGCACATGTAATCATCAGCAGCGCCACCCAGCATCTTCCTTCCATTCTGCGGGATTTAAAGCGGCACACTGCCAAGTCCATTTTACGAGCCATCGAAGAAAACACGCAGGAGAGCCGACGTGACTGGATGCTCTGGATGTTTAAACGTGCCGGACAACACAATGCCCACAACGAACAATATCAATTCTGGCAGCAAAACAACCACCCGGTAGAGTTGTATTCTTACGAACTACAGCAACAGCGCTTAGCTTATGTGCACCGCAACCCAGTGGTAGCGGGCTTTGTAGACGCTCCCGAGGATTTCCTGTATAGTAGCGCCCGTAACTACGCCGGCCAAGCAGGTCTGCTGGAAGTGCTTTTCATTGGCTGACGTTTAATCTAACTCCACTGGCCTCCACTGGCGCGAGGTTAGCGCAGCGTAACTCGTGCCGACTATGCCGGGAGGCTGCGCCTCCCCACGTCAGAACGACCCACGCCTGCTCCTGGTGGCCCGGTGCCGACTTGCCGCTGCCGCGGCAGTGGAGGCGCAGCCTCCACCTCATGCGCCGGCAC
This region of Hymenobacter sp. YIM 151500-1 genomic DNA includes:
- a CDS encoding CvfB family protein, encoding MLLGDFNELEVAREVDFGLYLTSDDGDLLLPRKYVPLGTGVGDRLRVFVYRDSEDRLIATTLEPFVRVGQFAALTVRDVTPAGAFLDWGLEKDLFLPYRNQRRNLRPGERVTVFVYLDETTDRIVASAKWEWFLSDKPYPGKEGDAAELFIAEETDLGYKAIVDGTHQGLLYHNEVFKPLRLGNVHPGYVRQVRPDGKLDLTLQRPGYGEALAAAETLLTALRNAPNGQLPLGDKSEPDDIYRRLGMSKKVFKKALGALYKQSLVDLAPEHTRLRESALE
- a CDS encoding REP-associated tyrosine transposase — translated: MPSYEVEAAPPLPRSGKAGLSCAGEYRSGGGGAASRHIGHELRCAKLAPVEKSNYVTIHHFTSMSEKYKIRDSQQLYFVSFATVNWIDVFTRRLYNDIFVDSLRYCQQHKGLELYAWCLMTNHAHVIISSATQHLPSILRDLKRHTAKSILRAIEENTQESRRDWMLWMFKRAGQHNAHNEQYQFWQQNNHPVELYSYELQQQRLAYVHRNPVVAGFVDAPEDFLYSSARNYAGQAGLLEVLFIG